One genomic region from Salvia hispanica cultivar TCC Black 2014 chromosome 2, UniMelb_Shisp_WGS_1.0, whole genome shotgun sequence encodes:
- the LOC125203698 gene encoding 60S ribosomal protein L22-2-like — translation MSKVTAAAASKGGKKKGVTFVIDCTKPVDDKIMEIASLEKFLQERIKVGGKAGALGDSVTVSREKSKITVTADSAFSKRYLKYLTKKYLKKHNVRDWLRVISSNKDRNVYELRYFNIAEQEGEDED, via the exons ATGAGCAAAGTCACGGCGGCTGCGGCGTCGAAGGGTGGGAAGAAGAAGGGGGTTACCTTCGTGATCGATTGCACGAAGCCGGTGGACGACAAGATCATGGAGATCGCTTCGCTGGAGAAGTTTTTGCAGGAGAGAATTAAGGTCGGAGGCAAAGCTGGTGCCCTTGGCGATTCCGTTACTGTCAGCCGTGAAAAGAGCAAGATCACCGTCACAGCTGATTCCGCTTTCTCCAAAAG GTACTTGAagtatttgacaaaaaaatacttGAAGAAGCACAATGTGAGGGATTGGCTTCGTGTGATTTCTTCCAACAAAGACAGAAATGTGTACGAACTGCGTTACTTCAACATTGCTGAGCAAGAGGGCGAGGACGAAGATTAA